One Planctomycetaceae bacterium genomic window carries:
- a CDS encoding cation-translocating P-type ATPase: protein MAHDILNDSVEAQTGRASLLIVGILAGGMLVLISYAADWIFSGLGGPDGVNFHSSTLALIGALLLGIPLLMHAFEGLFAGESHMDELVALGFIAAIAGMDYQAAGAVAFFLLLANLIETRTALGARASIESLMRLTPRKAHRLADGNEELVDPKDLRPGDVVRVRPGDNIPADGQVLSGQSTVNQATITGESLPVEKAVGDEVFSGTTNVSGSVDVTVTRAGEDTTLGRVRKLILQAEGSRIPVMRLIDKYAGYYTPVILMMAMVVYAMSRAAGASDPWGRLVTMLVVACPCALIVAVPTAMVAALSCAARLGVYIKDVKTLEVAGELSAFVFDKTGTLTTGELSVTRLMPAEGVDGADLLSAAASLEQLSKHPVAQAVVAVARKARVPMGEAQGFVEIPGRGVRGRVGAAALMVGRRTWLEEQGVNMAAMSGEKYAEPEGISTLYVVRDGAVLGWIGMEDSTRKEARAAMDELRDLSIRELVMVTGDRWSVARRVAKEMGCTEVQAEVLPADKLELVAALKRQGHRVAVVGDGVNDAPALAAGDLSIAMGAAGSDVAIKSASIALMNNDLRRLGFLVRLSRRTRRVVHQNLIFGAIFILGMEVMAGMGVLTPVMGAVLHMVGATAVVFNSARLVRFGEEMHVEPEPDAASQPRVESVTA from the coding sequence ATGGCTCATGACATTTTGAACGACTCGGTCGAGGCGCAGACTGGGCGAGCCAGTCTGCTGATTGTCGGAATCCTCGCCGGCGGAATGCTGGTGCTGATCTCCTACGCGGCGGACTGGATCTTTTCCGGTCTGGGCGGCCCCGACGGGGTCAACTTCCACAGCTCCACTCTGGCGCTGATCGGGGCGCTGCTGCTGGGCATCCCGCTGCTGATGCACGCCTTCGAAGGGCTCTTCGCCGGCGAAAGCCACATGGACGAACTGGTGGCCCTGGGCTTCATCGCCGCGATCGCCGGGATGGACTACCAGGCCGCCGGCGCGGTGGCGTTCTTTCTGCTGCTGGCCAATCTGATCGAGACGCGAACGGCCCTGGGCGCCCGCGCGAGCATCGAGAGCCTGATGCGTCTGACGCCGCGCAAGGCTCACCGCCTCGCCGACGGCAACGAAGAGCTCGTCGACCCCAAGGACCTGCGCCCCGGCGACGTGGTCCGCGTGCGACCCGGCGACAACATTCCCGCCGACGGGCAAGTCCTCTCCGGGCAAAGCACCGTCAACCAGGCCACCATCACCGGCGAATCGCTTCCGGTCGAGAAGGCCGTCGGCGACGAGGTCTTTTCCGGAACCACCAACGTCAGCGGCTCGGTCGACGTCACCGTCACCCGCGCCGGCGAGGACACCACCCTCGGCCGCGTGCGCAAACTCATCCTGCAGGCCGAGGGCAGCCGCATTCCCGTGATGCGGTTGATCGATAAATACGCCGGTTATTACACCCCCGTGATCCTGATGATGGCGATGGTGGTGTACGCGATGAGCCGCGCCGCCGGGGCGTCGGACCCGTGGGGTCGCCTGGTGACGATGCTGGTGGTGGCCTGCCCCTGCGCGCTGATCGTGGCGGTGCCCACGGCGATGGTCGCGGCGCTGTCGTGCGCCGCCCGCCTGGGCGTGTATATCAAGGATGTCAAGACCCTCGAGGTCGCCGGGGAGTTGTCGGCGTTCGTCTTCGACAAGACCGGAACGCTCACCACCGGCGAGCTGTCGGTGACGCGCCTGATGCCGGCAGAGGGCGTCGACGGGGCCGATTTGCTGTCGGCGGCGGCGTCGCTGGAGCAGCTTTCCAAGCACCCGGTGGCCCAGGCGGTGGTGGCGGTGGCCCGCAAGGCCCGCGTGCCGATGGGCGAGGCGCAGGGGTTCGTGGAGATTCCCGGCCGCGGCGTGCGGGGGCGCGTGGGCGCCGCGGCGTTGATGGTCGGCCGCCGCACCTGGCTGGAAGAGCAGGGCGTGAACATGGCGGCGATGTCGGGTGAGAAGTACGCCGAGCCCGAGGGCATCTCGACGCTCTACGTCGTGCGCGACGGGGCGGTGCTGGGCTGGATCGGCATGGAAGACTCCACCCGCAAGGAAGCCCGCGCCGCCATGGACGAGCTTCGCGATTTGTCGATCCGCGAGCTGGTGATGGTCACCGGCGACCGCTGGTCGGTCGCCCGACGCGTGGCCAAGGAAATGGGCTGCACCGAGGTCCAGGCCGAGGTGCTCCCGGCAGACAAGCTCGAACTGGTGGCCGCTCTGAAACGCCAGGGGCATCGGGTGGCGGTCGTCGGCGACGGCGTCAACGACGCCCCGGCGCTGGCGGCGGGCGATCTGTCCATCGCCATGGGCGCCGCCGGAAGCGACGTGGCGATCAAGTCGGCCAGCATCGCCCTGATGAACAACGACCTGCGCCGCCTGGGGTTCCTGGTGCGTCTGAGCCGCCGCACGCGGCGCGTGGTACACCAGAACCTGATCTTCGGGGCGATCTTCATCCTGGGGATGGAAGTGATGGCCGGCATGGGCGTGCTGACGCCGGTGATGGGGGCCGTGCTGCACATGGTCGGCGCCACGGCGGTGGTCTTCAACAGCGCCCGCCTGGTTCGCTTCGGTGAAGAGATGCACGTCGAGCCGGAACCCGACGCTGCCTCGCAGCCGCGCGTGGAAAGCGTGACGGCGTAG
- a CDS encoding ABC transporter permease, which produces MGKLWAICKNTFVETIRQPIYGVLILATIAALLAPMGMGAYTLETNYDETDQKMVEQWGLSTLLAAGLFIAAFSASGAVAREIDDGTALTVLTKPLSRTMFVLGKFGGLAAALTIAFYIAAIVMLMLVRHKVVASASTPFDWPVIVLGLTALACAFIIAAVGNFMFAAPFISTLVWSLAATLTVAMGLIAFIGKGWVLVPFGQGVDPQILLSLALILMAILLLTAVAVAAGTRLGSVMTLAVMLLIAAAGTAHQYLFVNLAGDYPILGWTGPLLPNLTYYLQLDALFENQPLPKYDIWRMAGYTLLYITAALAVGSALFQTRTLESLSSSRALPPLAGILAWLGRLVSVVLAGAALVLLTTPRLYSAATFIAAGACVLAAVGGWVFWGRFGHGHKWTYWCALALSGAGLLGAAAWVVWPDAIKGLADDRLIPVMTACIVAALLTALIVPSTRRHFSS; this is translated from the coding sequence ATGGGAAAACTCTGGGCGATCTGCAAAAACACGTTTGTCGAGACGATCCGCCAGCCGATCTACGGCGTGCTGATCCTGGCGACGATCGCGGCGCTGCTGGCCCCGATGGGGATGGGCGCCTACACGCTGGAAACCAACTACGACGAGACCGACCAGAAGATGGTCGAGCAATGGGGCCTGAGCACCCTGCTGGCGGCGGGGCTGTTTATCGCCGCCTTCAGCGCCTCGGGCGCCGTCGCCCGAGAGATCGATGACGGAACGGCTTTGACCGTCCTGACCAAGCCCCTGTCGCGAACGATGTTCGTGCTGGGCAAGTTCGGCGGACTGGCCGCGGCGCTGACCATCGCCTTCTACATCGCCGCGATAGTCATGCTGATGCTCGTGCGCCACAAGGTCGTCGCGTCGGCGTCGACGCCCTTCGACTGGCCGGTGATCGTCCTGGGCCTCACCGCCCTCGCCTGTGCGTTCATCATCGCCGCGGTGGGCAACTTCATGTTCGCCGCGCCGTTCATCAGCACGCTGGTCTGGTCCCTGGCGGCCACCCTGACCGTCGCCATGGGACTGATCGCCTTCATCGGCAAGGGATGGGTCCTCGTGCCCTTCGGACAGGGCGTCGATCCGCAGATCCTGCTCTCGCTGGCGCTGATCCTCATGGCCATCCTGCTGCTGACCGCCGTGGCGGTGGCCGCCGGGACCCGCCTGGGGTCGGTCATGACCCTGGCAGTCATGCTGCTGATCGCCGCGGCGGGAACCGCACACCAGTACCTCTTCGTGAACCTGGCGGGCGACTATCCCATCCTCGGATGGACCGGTCCGCTGCTGCCCAACCTGACGTACTACCTCCAGCTCGACGCGCTGTTCGAGAACCAGCCCCTGCCCAAGTACGACATATGGCGGATGGCCGGCTACACGCTGCTGTACATCACCGCCGCCCTGGCGGTCGGGTCGGCCCTGTTCCAGACGCGGACGCTCGAGTCGCTGTCGAGTTCCAGGGCCCTGCCGCCGCTGGCGGGAATCCTCGCCTGGCTGGGACGCCTGGTCTCGGTCGTTCTGGCCGGGGCGGCTCTGGTGCTGCTGACCACGCCGCGGCTCTACAGTGCCGCAACCTTCATCGCCGCCGGCGCGTGCGTCCTCGCCGCCGTCGGCGGATGGGTATTCTGGGGCCGCTTCGGACACGGCCACAAATGGACGTACTGGTGCGCCCTGGCTCTGTCCGGCGCCGGTCTGCTGGGCGCGGCGGCCTGGGTCGTCTGGCCGGATGCGATCAAGGGTCTGGCCGACGACCGCCTGATCCCCGTGATGACCGCCTGCATCGTGGCGGCCTTGCTCACAGCCCTGATTGTCCCAAGCACGCGACGTCATTTCAGTTCCTGA
- a CDS encoding SPFH domain-containing protein, which translates to MIANRRGKNLAIWGLVISILLAATSVATWLLTRSASSAALLWMLLPLALTWVITIVLFYARQLERLEAHELAAPSRGATTATIFDGADESQARPAAARLARIERWVAPIFTLAIGLNLGINALIFLPRLMGAKPVEIASEGAGMVLMGIAAFGAFLFSRYCSGLATVADWRPLRAGASLMLATVLLMLASLVGIFLSMHEIDTVDWVVAIVIAAVQLVLGAEMLISQIMDFYRPRVAGQERRYCFDSRLCGLLAEPQKVGHSIAETLNYQFGFEVSKTWFYRLLAKAMIPMLIFGAVVLIAMTSIVIMPDGQQGVLLRWGQAEPGRALLGPGAHLKWPWPMETVRRFDMAKVHSIYLGLKGGQPDTTVPEDVDQQSGRRMRLWTQEHKHWNREERNFLLASRSQRIESAAGKGTKELAPVDIFRLVTLVQYKIDDPYKYGFRFADVQKVIENVAERETARYCASATLTSPADLPDQPEAILTYGKAKAAEQLMKRIQSELSRPSTDVGVRVTAVTFVAVHPVSDAAESFEKIVQASHEEAAMRFNAQAWAYQALSRVAGTPAAALDLALKIRKHEELSDISGRSDDPARRLEHLDGLIFKVSDDIAAQDKEIAAEALLGQVEEYKLTLRENYRAYLKLLQSIRASLEGQGPAVNLAPEVAAAGQEAQKAMGEVSGEVAASLARAKATRWQVEMSERSRLAMFYKELPAFQASPNMFMMDRWQDMLDRTLPGMLKYVIAVDPNRLEIRLNSDQQNDVTSRLRDAQQDANKP; encoded by the coding sequence ATGATAGCCAATCGACGCGGTAAAAATCTTGCCATCTGGGGGCTGGTGATCAGCATCCTGCTGGCGGCCACCAGCGTGGCGACGTGGTTGCTGACGCGGTCGGCGTCCAGCGCGGCGCTGTTGTGGATGCTGCTGCCCCTGGCGCTGACGTGGGTCATCACGATCGTCCTCTTCTACGCCCGTCAGCTCGAGCGCCTCGAGGCGCACGAACTGGCGGCGCCGTCCCGCGGGGCAACGACGGCCACCATCTTCGACGGCGCCGATGAGTCGCAGGCGCGTCCGGCGGCGGCGCGCCTGGCGCGCATCGAGCGGTGGGTGGCGCCGATCTTCACGCTGGCCATCGGGCTGAACCTGGGCATCAACGCCCTGATCTTCCTGCCCAGGCTGATGGGGGCCAAGCCCGTCGAGATCGCCAGCGAGGGCGCGGGCATGGTGCTGATGGGGATCGCCGCCTTCGGGGCGTTCCTCTTCAGCCGCTACTGCAGCGGTCTGGCGACGGTGGCCGACTGGCGCCCCCTGCGCGCCGGCGCGTCGCTGATGCTGGCGACGGTGCTGCTGATGCTCGCGTCGCTGGTGGGCATCTTCCTGTCGATGCACGAGATCGACACCGTCGACTGGGTGGTGGCCATCGTGATCGCGGCCGTCCAGTTGGTGCTCGGGGCCGAGATGCTGATCAGCCAGATCATGGACTTCTATCGCCCGCGCGTGGCGGGGCAGGAGCGGCGGTATTGTTTCGACTCGCGCCTGTGCGGGCTGCTGGCCGAGCCCCAGAAGGTCGGGCACTCGATTGCCGAGACGCTCAACTACCAGTTCGGTTTCGAGGTCAGCAAGACCTGGTTCTACCGCCTGCTGGCCAAGGCCATGATCCCGATGCTGATCTTCGGCGCCGTGGTGCTGATCGCCATGACGTCGATCGTCATCATGCCCGACGGGCAGCAGGGCGTGCTGCTGCGCTGGGGCCAGGCCGAACCCGGCCGGGCGCTGCTGGGTCCCGGGGCGCACCTCAAATGGCCCTGGCCGATGGAGACCGTCCGCCGGTTCGACATGGCCAAGGTCCACAGCATTTACCTGGGACTCAAAGGCGGCCAACCCGACACGACCGTGCCTGAAGACGTCGATCAGCAAAGCGGAAGGCGCATGCGCCTCTGGACGCAGGAGCACAAGCACTGGAACCGCGAGGAACGCAATTTCCTGCTGGCCTCGCGCAGCCAGCGGATCGAATCCGCCGCGGGCAAGGGCACCAAGGAACTTGCCCCCGTCGACATCTTCCGCCTGGTCACGCTGGTGCAATACAAGATCGACGACCCGTACAAGTACGGCTTCCGCTTCGCCGACGTGCAGAAGGTCATCGAAAACGTCGCCGAACGCGAAACCGCGCGCTACTGCGCCAGCGCCACGTTGACCAGCCCCGCCGACCTGCCCGACCAGCCCGAGGCTATCCTCACCTACGGCAAGGCCAAGGCCGCCGAACAACTGATGAAGCGCATCCAGAGCGAGTTGAGCCGCCCGAGCACCGACGTGGGCGTGCGCGTCACAGCCGTGACGTTCGTGGCGGTGCATCCGGTGTCCGACGCCGCCGAGTCGTTCGAGAAGATCGTCCAGGCCTCGCACGAGGAAGCCGCCATGCGTTTTAACGCCCAGGCCTGGGCCTACCAGGCCCTGTCGCGGGTGGCGGGCACGCCGGCCGCGGCGCTGGACCTGGCGCTGAAGATCCGCAAGCACGAGGAGCTTAGCGACATCTCCGGGCGCAGCGACGACCCCGCGCGGCGCCTGGAGCACCTGGATGGCCTGATCTTCAAAGTCAGCGACGACATCGCCGCCCAGGACAAGGAGATCGCCGCCGAGGCGCTGCTGGGCCAGGTGGAAGAATACAAGCTGACCCTGCGGGAAAACTACCGCGCGTACCTCAAGCTGCTGCAGTCCATCCGCGCGTCGCTGGAGGGTCAAGGCCCGGCCGTGAACCTGGCGCCCGAGGTGGCGGCGGCGGGTCAAGAGGCCCAGAAAGCCATGGGCGAAGTCAGCGGCGAGGTGGCTGCCAGTCTGGCCCGGGCCAAGGCGACGCGCTGGCAGGTGGAGATGAGCGAGCGAAGCCGCCTGGCGATGTTCTATAAGGAACTGCCCGCCTTCCAGGCCAGCCCGAACATGTTCATGATGGACCGCTGGCAGGACATGCTCGACCGGACCCTTCCGGGGATGCTCAAGTACGTCATCGCGGTGGATCCCAATCGGCTGGAGATCCGCCTCAACAGCGACCAGCAGAACGACGTGACCTCGCGCCTGCGCGACGCGCAGCAGGATGCCAATAAACCTTAA
- a CDS encoding protease modulator HflC: MLKRTSMILIGLAIVACLMLCTIAYTVDYTEWAMVMTFGKPSAPVNGRTDAGLKFKLPVPFQTVTKYPATMHTLEATTIETPTSDNQNIVVTTYCLWRISDPVKFLRAISKVELAQNKLRDWLNSDTDKVVNRHALGEFVNTDGRKMRLPEIEKEILDRLAEKAQNDYGVQIVAVGIKSLALPEKVTEAVINKMKQEREAEAQRLRNQGEATAMAIRERADSAARMIGEFARKKADSIESEGYRAAKDLYPKFKENEQFSMFLRMLKSMEKELSGRSVVLLDGSLVPGIKFLSSGPSLPELPPSPVLPAKTGVDKNKP, translated from the coding sequence ATGCTCAAGCGAACCTCAATGATCCTCATCGGCCTGGCGATCGTGGCGTGCCTGATGCTTTGCACCATCGCCTACACCGTCGACTACACCGAGTGGGCGATGGTGATGACCTTCGGGAAACCCTCGGCCCCGGTCAACGGGCGCACCGACGCGGGGCTGAAGTTCAAGCTTCCCGTGCCCTTCCAGACCGTCACCAAGTACCCCGCCACGATGCACACCCTCGAGGCCACCACCATCGAGACGCCCACCTCCGACAACCAGAACATCGTCGTGACGACGTACTGTCTGTGGCGCATCAGCGACCCGGTCAAGTTCCTCCGCGCCATCTCCAAGGTCGAGCTGGCCCAGAACAAGCTGCGCGACTGGCTCAACAGCGACACCGACAAGGTCGTCAACCGCCACGCCCTGGGCGAGTTCGTCAACACCGACGGGCGAAAGATGCGCCTGCCCGAGATCGAAAAGGAAATCCTCGACCGACTGGCCGAAAAGGCCCAGAACGACTACGGCGTCCAGATCGTCGCGGTGGGCATCAAGTCGCTGGCTTTGCCCGAAAAAGTCACCGAGGCGGTCATCAACAAGATGAAGCAGGAACGCGAAGCCGAGGCCCAGCGGCTGCGAAACCAGGGCGAAGCCACCGCCATGGCCATTCGCGAGCGGGCCGATTCCGCCGCCAGGATGATCGGCGAGTTTGCCAGGAAGAAGGCCGACTCCATCGAGTCCGAAGGCTATCGCGCCGCCAAGGACCTGTATCCCAAGTTCAAGGAAAACGAGCAGTTCAGCATGTTCCTGCGAATGCTCAAGTCGATGGAGAAGGAACTGTCCGGACGTTCGGTCGTGCTGCTGGACGGCTCGCTGGTTCCGGGAATCAAGTTCCTGAGCAGCGGTCCGTCGCTGCCGGAGCTTCCGCCCTCGCCGGTCCTTCCTGCCAAGACCGGCGTGGACAAGAACAAACCTTAA
- a CDS encoding SPFH domain-containing protein, whose product MLGHHHHHHHDHHDHDGPCQHEEPVDVGQQHLADALRVFFFVLSIAMAFVVLYFFFSGITTIHPEHRGIKKIFGKAIEPVISEGLSITWPFPIGEIEKVSMREEKVEIDNAFFIREDPAEVGRPLSQRRARKPGLDPAIDGALLTGDQTLLHARLTCKYVVADPIAVRAALPLDLAAPELSKRQAFDPDILRNIVCAATVKAMATRTGMGFKEDRAGLEKQIAEDVQRRMNVLTVDRAEVAHLVDRIKALTPGPEAAKTLGQVVDLLMQGRGNETAPLIETLVKQSGPAGKSVGSLADKLAALFDHKAIKITNVLTSEISWPIRTLDAWNNAAKAEDEARRTIIEAQAQAQKMLTDAAGASAEKLVDVSGIIQRPRSAAASQPAQPPLIDQYIEALEAKDSARAEDLLEQIDRVLVSSTTRGEASRILQRAAAARTAIETDVKARVTEFENKLAGYKLSPELTLQRLWAQTREKVLEGSQTMKFYVPASDRPLVLYVNTPDDIRRQLDKAARDAAAEAAKNKMNDPRQTPAP is encoded by the coding sequence ATGCTCGGACACCATCACCATCATCATCACGACCATCACGACCACGACGGCCCGTGCCAGCACGAAGAGCCGGTCGATGTCGGGCAGCAGCACCTGGCCGACGCGCTGCGGGTGTTTTTCTTCGTGCTGTCGATCGCCATGGCCTTTGTGGTGCTCTATTTCTTTTTCAGCGGAATCACGACGATCCACCCCGAGCACCGGGGCATCAAGAAGATCTTCGGCAAGGCCATCGAACCGGTGATCTCCGAGGGTCTGTCGATCACGTGGCCTTTCCCCATCGGCGAGATCGAGAAGGTCTCGATGCGCGAGGAGAAGGTCGAGATCGACAACGCGTTCTTTATCCGCGAAGACCCCGCCGAGGTCGGCCGACCGCTTTCCCAGCGGCGCGCCCGCAAGCCGGGGCTCGACCCGGCCATCGACGGGGCATTGCTCACCGGCGACCAGACCCTCCTCCACGCCCGCCTGACGTGCAAGTACGTCGTCGCCGACCCGATCGCCGTTCGGGCGGCCCTGCCGCTGGACCTGGCCGCGCCTGAACTGAGCAAACGCCAGGCCTTCGACCCCGACATTTTGCGAAACATCGTCTGCGCCGCCACGGTCAAGGCCATGGCCACGCGAACCGGAATGGGCTTCAAGGAGGACCGCGCCGGTCTGGAAAAACAGATCGCCGAAGACGTCCAGCGCCGCATGAACGTGCTGACGGTCGACCGCGCCGAAGTCGCCCATCTCGTGGACCGGATCAAGGCCCTCACCCCCGGCCCCGAGGCCGCCAAGACCCTTGGGCAGGTGGTTGATCTGCTGATGCAGGGACGCGGCAACGAGACCGCCCCGCTCATCGAGACGCTGGTCAAGCAGTCCGGGCCCGCCGGCAAGAGCGTGGGCAGTCTGGCCGACAAACTGGCGGCCCTGTTCGACCACAAGGCGATCAAGATCACCAACGTCCTGACGTCGGAGATCTCCTGGCCGATCCGCACGCTGGACGCCTGGAACAACGCCGCCAAGGCCGAAGACGAAGCGCGCCGCACGATCATCGAAGCGCAGGCGCAGGCCCAGAAGATGCTCACCGACGCGGCCGGAGCCAGCGCCGAGAAGCTCGTCGACGTCAGCGGCATCATTCAGCGGCCTCGAAGCGCCGCCGCCAGCCAGCCCGCCCAGCCGCCGCTGATCGACCAGTACATTGAGGCCCTGGAGGCCAAGGACAGCGCCCGGGCCGAGGACCTGCTCGAGCAGATCGACCGCGTCCTGGTCAGCAGCACCACCCGCGGCGAGGCCAGCCGCATCCTCCAGCGGGCCGCCGCGGCCCGCACCGCCATCGAAACCGACGTCAAGGCCCGCGTCACGGAGTTCGAGAACAAACTGGCCGGTTACAAGCTCTCTCCGGAACTGACGCTGCAACGTCTGTGGGCTCAGACCCGCGAGAAGGTCCTGGAGGGCAGCCAGACCATGAAGTTCTACGTGCCCGCCAGCGACCGCCCGCTGGTCCTCTACGTCAACACCCCCGACGACATCCGCCGCCAGCTTGACAAGGCCGCACGCGATGCCGCCGCCGAAGCGGCCAAGAACAAAATGAATGACCCCCGGCAGACGCCCGCTCCCTAA
- a CDS encoding ABC transporter ATP-binding protein, with translation MDQNRHVIATAGLTKVFRDFWCREKVTAVADLDIEIYPKEVFGLLGPNGSGKSTTIKMALGLMFPTRGRIAVFGHQPTDVGIKKRIGFLPEETYLYPFLDARETLDYYGRLFHQPRRQRLQRINMLLDMVGLSAVAYRRIGEYSKGMKRLIGMAQALINDPDLLILDEPTSGLDPNATRHFKDLVRILADRGKTVVLSSHMLADVEDVCDRVCVLYGGRVRAMGPVADLLTRDTLTQITTDQLDQATLDAVRGVLEKAGREIKDVAAPRERLESVFLKIVADAQAGHVKTGGAGAAGGVAEFLRQEEPVSGRAIIEDLVAASQPVRAVEVSAAVPPPVPQPQRDVLDSLVAPAAPADAPTPPRQEAPPVPAPLQGDRDVLNELLADADNRPDQGKA, from the coding sequence ATGGACCAAAACCGACACGTGATCGCCACCGCAGGGCTGACCAAGGTCTTTCGCGACTTCTGGTGTCGCGAGAAGGTCACCGCCGTGGCCGACCTGGATATCGAGATCTACCCCAAGGAAGTCTTCGGGCTGCTGGGGCCAAACGGCTCGGGCAAGAGCACGACCATCAAGATGGCCCTGGGGCTGATGTTCCCCACGCGCGGACGCATCGCCGTCTTCGGCCATCAGCCCACCGACGTGGGCATCAAGAAACGCATCGGATTCCTGCCCGAGGAAACCTACCTCTACCCGTTCCTCGACGCCCGCGAAACGCTCGACTACTACGGCAGGCTCTTCCACCAGCCGCGACGCCAGCGACTCCAGCGCATCAACATGCTGCTGGACATGGTGGGCCTGTCGGCCGTGGCGTACCGGCGCATCGGCGAATACTCCAAGGGCATGAAGCGCCTCATCGGCATGGCCCAGGCGCTGATCAACGACCCGGACCTGCTGATTCTCGACGAACCCACCAGCGGCCTGGACCCCAACGCCACGCGGCACTTCAAGGACCTGGTGCGCATTTTGGCCGACCGCGGCAAGACCGTGGTGCTCTCGAGCCACATGCTCGCCGACGTCGAGGACGTCTGCGATCGCGTCTGCGTGCTCTACGGCGGACGCGTGCGGGCGATGGGCCCAGTGGCCGACCTGCTGACGCGGGACACCCTCACCCAGATCACCACCGACCAGCTCGACCAGGCCACCCTCGACGCCGTCCGCGGCGTGCTCGAAAAGGCCGGACGCGAAATCAAAGACGTCGCCGCCCCGCGCGAACGGCTTGAATCGGTCTTCCTCAAGATCGTCGCCGACGCCCAGGCCGGGCACGTCAAGACCGGCGGGGCCGGCGCCGCCGGGGGCGTCGCCGAGTTCCTGCGACAGGAAGAGCCCGTCAGCGGGCGGGCGATCATCGAAGACCTCGTGGCCGCCTCGCAACCGGTCCGGGCGGTCGAAGTGTCCGCCGCGGTCCCGCCGCCGGTTCCCCAGCCGCAGCGCGACGTGCTCGATTCGCTGGTGGCCCCCGCCGCCCCCGCCGACGCGCCGACGCCGCCGCGGCAAGAGGCCCCGCCCGTCCCGGCGCCGCTCCAGGGGGATCGCGACGTCCTTAACGAACTGCTGGCCGACGCCGACAACCGTCCCGACCAGGGCAAGGCATAA